The following coding sequences lie in one Arthrobacter sp. PGP41 genomic window:
- a CDS encoding GNAT family N-acetyltransferase — MAGPELDGVPGTPDALTISAVDVLLAPGSGMVAGAREATADFKVCHAMRVAHELELWGNLDRCPTLAEAVEFWRGNEYEERQFYLARLGREPVGFCSVTLPLRENTHTAGIDVLVSPAHRRRGLGRILREHAETVARERGRTSLDAYHEVPLEYADGAVLLPAKSGAGALPLTAPAVAFALASGYELEQVERSSRLELPVPPELLDHLEAEASSRAAGYGLIGWDDHCPETLVDAFARLKARMTEDVPIAGMDWEGEDWDAARVREEERTLLGGGVQSAVTAALHLSTGELVAYTVLNWRPGVPDTIAQQDTLVAGGHRGHRLGLLVKLANLRRAQDRWPSARSVLTWNAIENQHMLAINIALGFRPAGYEGEWQKRLG; from the coding sequence ATGGCCGGACCGGAGTTGGATGGCGTCCCGGGGACGCCCGATGCCCTCACGATTTCCGCCGTCGACGTCCTCCTGGCACCTGGCAGCGGAATGGTGGCAGGCGCCCGGGAGGCAACTGCCGACTTCAAGGTGTGCCATGCCATGCGTGTGGCCCACGAACTGGAGCTGTGGGGCAACCTGGACCGCTGCCCCACGCTGGCGGAAGCCGTGGAGTTCTGGCGGGGCAATGAGTACGAGGAGCGGCAGTTTTACCTTGCCAGGCTAGGCCGGGAACCGGTGGGCTTCTGCTCTGTGACGCTCCCGCTCCGCGAGAACACGCACACCGCCGGAATCGACGTCCTCGTCTCCCCGGCCCACCGGCGCCGGGGTTTGGGACGCATCCTCCGGGAACACGCCGAAACCGTAGCCCGGGAGCGGGGCAGGACGTCCCTGGACGCCTATCACGAGGTCCCGCTGGAGTATGCGGACGGAGCTGTCCTGCTGCCCGCCAAATCCGGTGCGGGTGCCCTGCCGCTGACGGCCCCCGCCGTAGCCTTTGCCCTCGCTTCCGGCTACGAGCTGGAGCAGGTTGAGCGATCCAGCCGCCTGGAGCTGCCGGTGCCGCCGGAACTGCTGGACCATTTGGAGGCCGAAGCCTCTTCCCGGGCCGCAGGCTACGGACTTATCGGCTGGGACGATCACTGCCCGGAGACCCTGGTGGACGCCTTCGCCCGGCTAAAGGCCAGGATGACCGAGGACGTTCCCATCGCCGGCATGGACTGGGAAGGCGAGGACTGGGATGCCGCCCGCGTGCGGGAGGAGGAACGGACGCTGCTCGGGGGCGGAGTGCAGTCGGCAGTGACGGCGGCCCTCCACCTAAGTACGGGCGAGCTGGTTGCCTACACCGTCCTGAACTGGCGGCCCGGGGTCCCCGACACGATCGCCCAGCAGGACACGCTCGTTGCCGGAGGCCACCGCGGCCACCGCCTCGGGCTCCTGGTGAAACTGGCGAACCTCCGGCGCGCCCAGGACAGGTGGCCGTCCGCGCGTTCGGTGTTGACGTGGAATGCCATTGAAAACCAACATATGCTGGCCATAAATATTGCCCTTGGATTCAGGCCCGCCGGCTATGAAGGTGAGTGGCAGAAACGGCTGGGATGA
- the rplA gene encoding 50S ribosomal protein L1, with protein MAKRSKAYEAAAAKIDAEKFYAPFEAVTLAKDTNPSKFDATVEVAFRLGVDPRKADQMVRGTVNLPHGTGKTARVLVFATGDKAEAAIAAGADFVGSDDLIEKIAAGWTDFDAAVATPDLMGKVGRLGKVLGPRNLMPNPKTGTVTPDVTKAVNDIKGGKIDFRVDKHSNLHFIIGKVSFDAVKLAENYAAALEEVLRLKPSASKGRYIQKATVATTFGPGISVDPNVTKVLTEA; from the coding sequence ATGGCAAAGCGCAGCAAAGCATATGAGGCAGCAGCCGCCAAGATCGACGCGGAGAAGTTCTACGCGCCGTTCGAGGCAGTAACCCTCGCCAAGGACACCAACCCGTCCAAGTTCGATGCCACCGTAGAGGTTGCATTCCGCCTCGGCGTCGACCCCCGCAAGGCTGACCAGATGGTCCGCGGCACGGTCAACCTGCCCCACGGCACCGGTAAGACCGCCCGCGTCCTGGTGTTCGCCACCGGCGACAAGGCTGAGGCTGCAATCGCCGCCGGCGCCGACTTCGTTGGTTCCGATGACCTGATCGAAAAGATCGCGGCCGGCTGGACCGACTTCGACGCCGCCGTCGCCACCCCTGACCTCATGGGCAAGGTTGGCCGCCTCGGTAAGGTCCTGGGTCCGCGTAACCTGATGCCGAACCCGAAGACGGGCACCGTGACCCCTGACGTCACCAAGGCCGTCAACGACATCAAGGGTGGAAAGATCGACTTCCGCGTCGACAAGCACTCCAACCTGCACTTCATCATCGGCAAGGTGTCCTTCGACGCCGTCAAGCTGGCCGAGAACTACGCAGCAGCGCTGGAAGAGGTGCTTCGCCTGAAGCCGTCCGCTTCCAAGGGCCGTTACATCCAGAAGGCTACTGTCGCCACCACGTTCGGTCCCGGCATCTCCGTTGACCCGAACGTCACCAAGGTTCTGACCGAGGCCTAA
- the rplK gene encoding 50S ribosomal protein L11 → MAPKKKVTGLIKLQIQAGAANPAPPIGPALGQHGVNIMEFCKAYNAATEAQRGNVIPVEITVYEDRSFTFITKTPPAAELIKKAAGVAKGSATPHTVKVAKLTQAQVNEIASTKMEDLNATSLEGAAKIIAGTARSMGITVEG, encoded by the coding sequence TTGGCTCCCAAGAAGAAGGTCACCGGCCTCATCAAGCTGCAGATCCAGGCAGGTGCCGCTAACCCGGCTCCGCCGATCGGTCCTGCGCTTGGCCAGCACGGTGTCAACATCATGGAATTCTGCAAGGCGTACAACGCTGCGACGGAAGCCCAGCGCGGAAACGTCATCCCCGTGGAAATCACGGTCTACGAGGACCGTTCCTTTACGTTCATCACCAAGACACCGCCGGCTGCAGAGCTCATCAAGAAGGCTGCAGGCGTCGCCAAGGGTTCAGCTACCCCGCACACCGTCAAGGTTGCCAAGCTGACCCAGGCCCAGGTCAACGAGATTGCTTCCACCAAGATGGAAGACCTCAACGCCACCAGCCTCGAAGGCGCCGCGAAAATCATCGCCGGCACCGCCCGCTCCATGGGTATCACCGTCGAAGGCTAG
- the nusG gene encoding transcription termination/antitermination protein NusG, translated as MSEQELEVTETELEESADITAEAGDESGVESSAPESDDADSDDFDAEADDEAGSEGQSTDALAAAAAKAEVDPAEEFKAKLRRQEGDWYVIHSYAGYENRVKANLETRIQTLDMEDYIFEIQVPMEEVVEIKNAQRKVINRVRIPGYVLVRMDLTDASWGAVRHTPGVTGFVGNAHNPVPLRLDEVFSMLAPVFEEEQAEKGKPVNKQNQAPVDVDFEVGESVIVKEGPFETLPATISEIKVESQTLVVLVSIFERETPVTLAFNQVTKI; from the coding sequence GTGTCTGAGCAGGAGCTCGAGGTAACCGAGACTGAGCTGGAAGAGTCCGCGGACATCACGGCAGAAGCCGGTGACGAGTCTGGGGTTGAATCCTCCGCGCCCGAATCCGATGACGCCGATTCCGATGACTTCGACGCAGAGGCCGATGACGAGGCCGGCTCCGAGGGACAGTCCACCGACGCCCTCGCCGCTGCCGCCGCCAAGGCCGAGGTAGACCCCGCAGAAGAGTTCAAGGCCAAGCTGCGCCGCCAGGAAGGTGACTGGTACGTCATCCACTCCTACGCAGGTTACGAAAACCGCGTGAAGGCCAACCTGGAAACCCGCATCCAGACCCTGGACATGGAAGATTACATCTTCGAGATCCAGGTCCCGATGGAAGAAGTCGTTGAGATCAAGAACGCTCAGCGCAAGGTGATCAACCGCGTCCGCATCCCGGGCTACGTGCTGGTCCGCATGGACCTGACCGACGCCTCCTGGGGCGCCGTCCGGCACACCCCCGGCGTTACCGGCTTCGTGGGCAACGCCCACAACCCGGTGCCGCTGCGCCTTGATGAGGTCTTCTCCATGCTCGCCCCCGTCTTCGAGGAAGAGCAGGCCGAGAAGGGCAAGCCGGTCAACAAGCAGAACCAGGCTCCGGTGGACGTTGACTTCGAGGTCGGCGAGTCGGTCATCGTCAAGGAGGGCCCCTTCGAGACCCTTCCCGCCACGATCTCCGAGATCAAGGTCGAATCCCAGACCCTCGTGGTGCTGGTTTCCATCTTCGAGCGCGAAACCCCGGTCACCCTGGCGTTCAACCAGGTCACCAAGATCTGA
- the secE gene encoding preprotein translocase subunit SecE has protein sequence MSEDQVTETAASSSKGRPAKKDAKANFFARIALFVRQIIGELKKVVAPTRKELINYTLVVLVFVGIMMVIVSLLDIGFGSAVGWLFGGKGPTDS, from the coding sequence ATGAGCGAGGACCAGGTGACCGAAACAGCTGCCAGCAGCTCCAAGGGCCGCCCAGCTAAGAAGGACGCCAAGGCAAACTTCTTCGCCCGTATTGCACTCTTTGTCCGCCAGATCATCGGCGAGCTGAAGAAGGTTGTTGCACCAACCCGCAAGGAACTGATTAATTACACACTCGTGGTGCTGGTGTTCGTAGGCATCATGATGGTCATCGTCAGCCTGCTGGACATTGGCTTCGGATCCGCCGTCGGCTGGCTCTTCGGCGGTAAAGGCCCCACGGACAGCTAA
- a CDS encoding pyridoxal phosphate-dependent aminotransferase, with protein sequence MSAARVSQRISAIAESATLAVDAKAKALKAAGRPVIGFGAGEPDFPTPDYIVQAAIEAAGQPKYHRYSPAGGLPELKKAIAEKTQRDSGYAVDPSQVLVTNGGKQAVYNTFATLVDPGDEVIVPTPFWTTYPEAIRLAGGVPVEVFAGPEQDYLVTVEQLEAAVTDKTKILLFVSPSNPTGSVYSPEQVAEIGKWAASKGLWVVTDEIYEHLTYDGVPFTSIATAAPELGDKVVILNGVAKTYAMTGWRVGWMIGPADVIKAATNLQSHATSNVSNIMQIAALAAVSGPLTAVDEMKVAFDRRRKAIVAGLNAIDGVECPTPKGAFYVYADVRALLGKEFPTASGTATPQTSAELAALILDEVEVAVVPGEAFGPSGFLRLSYALGDDDLATGVQRLQDFLGKAQ encoded by the coding sequence ATGTCTGCCGCCCGCGTTTCCCAGCGCATTTCCGCCATTGCCGAATCCGCAACCCTCGCCGTTGATGCCAAGGCGAAGGCGCTGAAGGCAGCAGGCCGGCCGGTCATTGGTTTCGGCGCGGGTGAACCCGACTTTCCCACCCCGGACTACATCGTCCAGGCCGCCATTGAGGCGGCGGGCCAGCCGAAATACCACCGCTACTCCCCCGCCGGCGGGCTGCCCGAACTGAAGAAGGCCATCGCCGAGAAGACCCAGCGCGACTCCGGCTACGCCGTGGACCCTTCCCAGGTGCTGGTGACCAACGGCGGCAAGCAGGCCGTCTACAACACCTTCGCCACCCTGGTGGACCCGGGTGACGAGGTCATTGTTCCCACTCCATTCTGGACCACCTACCCGGAAGCCATCCGGCTTGCCGGTGGCGTGCCCGTGGAGGTCTTCGCCGGCCCGGAGCAGGACTACCTAGTCACTGTTGAACAGCTTGAGGCGGCTGTCACGGACAAAACGAAGATCCTGCTTTTCGTCTCGCCGTCCAACCCAACCGGCTCGGTCTACTCGCCGGAGCAGGTTGCCGAGATCGGCAAATGGGCGGCGTCAAAGGGCCTGTGGGTGGTCACCGACGAGATCTACGAGCACCTGACGTACGACGGCGTTCCCTTCACCTCGATCGCGACCGCCGCCCCTGAGCTGGGCGACAAGGTCGTCATCCTCAACGGCGTCGCGAAGACTTACGCCATGACCGGCTGGCGCGTGGGCTGGATGATCGGCCCGGCCGATGTCATCAAGGCAGCCACCAACCTCCAGTCACACGCAACGTCCAATGTCTCCAACATCATGCAGATCGCCGCCCTGGCCGCCGTTTCCGGTCCCCTGACCGCCGTCGACGAGATGAAGGTGGCGTTTGACCGCCGACGCAAGGCCATCGTTGCGGGCCTGAACGCCATCGACGGGGTGGAATGCCCGACGCCGAAAGGCGCCTTCTACGTCTACGCGGACGTCCGCGCGCTGCTGGGGAAGGAATTCCCGACGGCGTCCGGCACCGCCACGCCGCAGACCTCCGCTGAGCTGGCGGCACTGATCCTGGACGAGGTCGAGGTGGCAGTGGTTCCGGGTGAGGCCTTCGGCCCCTCCGGCTTCCTGCGCCTTTCGTACGCACTGGGCGACGATGACCTCGCCACCGGTGTGCAGCGCCTGCAGGACTTCCTGGGCAAGGCCCAGTAG
- a CDS encoding LuxR C-terminal-related transcriptional regulator, translating into MNTAQGAGNGTNRATQSVRVVLVDDHAIFRSGLKADLDPSVQIVGEAATVEQAIAVIAQERPDVVLLDVHLPGGLGGGGREVIAGSAALLSTTRFLALSVSDAAEDVVAVIRAGARGYVTKTISGAEITDAVYRVAGGDAVFSPRLAGFVLDAFGTAPADIADDELDRLSARELEVMRLIARGYSYKEVAKELFISIKTVETHVSAVLRKLQLSSRHELTKWAAERRLL; encoded by the coding sequence ATGAACACAGCACAGGGAGCCGGCAACGGGACCAACCGCGCCACACAGTCTGTCCGGGTGGTGCTCGTGGATGATCACGCGATCTTCCGTTCAGGCCTGAAGGCCGACCTCGATCCGAGCGTCCAGATTGTGGGCGAGGCCGCCACCGTGGAGCAGGCCATCGCCGTGATAGCGCAGGAACGGCCGGACGTGGTGCTGCTCGACGTCCACCTGCCGGGCGGCCTCGGCGGCGGCGGCCGCGAAGTGATCGCCGGCTCGGCGGCACTGCTGTCCACTACGAGGTTCCTGGCGCTCAGCGTCTCGGACGCGGCGGAGGACGTGGTGGCGGTCATCCGGGCTGGAGCCCGGGGCTACGTCACCAAGACCATCTCCGGGGCCGAAATAACCGACGCCGTATATCGGGTGGCCGGAGGAGACGCCGTCTTCTCGCCGCGGCTGGCCGGCTTTGTCCTGGACGCCTTCGGCACCGCCCCGGCCGACATCGCGGATGACGAGCTGGACAGGCTCTCCGCGCGGGAGCTCGAGGTGATGCGCCTCATCGCCCGCGGCTACAGCTACAAGGAGGTGGCCAAGGAGCTTTTCATCAGCATCAAGACCGTGGAAACCCACGTCTCGGCAGTACTCCGCAAACTCCAGTTGTCCAGCCGGCACGAGCTGACCAAGTGGGCCGCCGAACGCCGCCTCCTCTAA